In Microcella indica, the genomic window GTGGACTTGCCATGCGCTCCCGCGACCGAGATGAGCCGCTGGCCACGTGCGAGCCAGGCGAGCGCCTGAGCGCGATGCAGTACCGGGATGCCCCGTCGCAGGGCCTCCTGGTACTCGGGGTTGTCGAGCCACAGGGCTCCCGTCACCACGAGGGCCTCCGCATCGCCGACGTGCCGTGCGTCGTGGCCGATCGCGACCGGGATGCCGCGCTCCCGTAAGGAATCGACAGCTGCGGATCCCGCGCGATCCGAGCCCGTGACGGCGTGTCCACGGTCGTGGAACATGCGCGCGATACCGCTCATGCCGGACCCCCCGATGCCGACGAAGTGAAGACGGCCGAGAGTCTCGGGCAACGGCTGGGAGAGGTCAGGCTTGATCATCGGTCATCACCCTACGCCGGGTGCGCCGACAGCGTCTCGCGCACGAGCCGCAGCAGCTCGTCGGCTCCCTCGCGGCGGCCGACGCCCCTCGCGGCCGCGGCCATGCCGGCGATGACATCCCTCCGCTCCAGGAGTGGTACGAGTTCTCGGGCGACCCACTCGGGCGTGAACTCGGCGTCCTTCACGATGCGGGCGCCCGACGCGCTCACGAGTTCGCGTGCGTTGAGCTCCTGCTCGCCGTTGCCGACCGGATACGGCACGAGCACGGACGGCAGCCCGACCGCCGCGAGCTCCGAGACGGTCGCGGCACCGGCACGGCACACGACGAGGTCCGCGATCGCGAACGCGAGATCCATCCGGTCGCAGTAGGTCTGCACGACGAGCCCCGGAAGCGCTCCGGCGCCGTCGCCCCGGCCTTCCCCGGTGATGTGCAGCACCTGCCAGCCCGCGCCGAGGACGCGCGGCGTCGCGGCGGCCATCGTCTCGTTGAGTCGACGCGCTCCCGTCGAGCCCCCCGTCACGAGCAGCGTGGGGCGATCAGGGCGAAGCCCGAAGTGGTCAGCCGCCTCCGCCCGACGAGCGCGACGATCGAGCTCGACGACCTCCCGCCGCAGGGGCATTCCCACGACCCGCGAGCCGCCCAGCGGCGTGCCGGCGAAGGTCACTCCGACCACACCGCCGAGCAGTCGGCCGAGGCGATTCGCGAACCCCGGGCGGCTGTTGGCCTCGTGCACCACGAACGGCAGCCGCTCACGGCGCGCCGCCCAGTAGGCGGGCGCCGAGGCGTACCCTCCGAAGCCCACGACGACGTCGACGTGCCGCTCGCGCAGTGCCGCTCGCGTGATGCGCACGGCCTCGCGGAACCGCGCGGGAAACCGCAGAGCCGACCGGCCGAGGCGGCGCGGCAGCGGCACCCGCGGAATCGTGATGAGCTCGTATCCCCGCGCTGGCACGAGGCGCGCCTCGAGGCCCTCGGCAGTTCCGAGCACGAGCAGTTCGGCATCGGGCTCCTCCTGCCGCCAGTGGTCGGCGAGAGCGAGCAGGGGGTTCACATGGCCGGCGGTGCCGCCTCCGGCGAGAAGGGCCGTCGTCATGCCGCCCTCGCCTCGCGAGCCTCCGCCGAGCGCGCGAGCGACAGAACGACGCCGATCGCCAGCAGCGAGGCGATGAGCGCGGAACCGCCCACCGAGATGAGCGGCAGGGGCACGCCGAGCACGGGGAGGAGACCCAGAACGACGGCGACGTTGACGAACGCCTGACCGACGATCCAGATGAGCACCCCGCCCGTGACGATGCGGGAGAACGGGTCGCGGTGGGAGCGGATGAGACGCACGAGGCCGATCGCGAGCACGACGAAGAGCAGGAGTACGACCGAGGCGCCGATCAAGCCGAGCTCCTCGCCGATGACCGCGAAGATGAAGTCGCTCTCCGCATGCGGCAGCCACGACCACTTCGCGGCCGAATTGCCGAGACCCACGCCGAACACTCCGCCAGAGCCGAGCGCCCACGTGCCGTGCACGACCTGCCAGCACGACCCCTCGTAGTCCTCCGGGCGGCAGCCGTTGAGCCACACGTCGATGCGGCTGGACCGCGACGAGCTGGAGAGCGCGAAGAGCACGCCGCCGACAGCGACGACCCCGGCCATCGCCGCGAGCCGCCGGAGGGGAGCACCCGCATAGAACAGTGCACCCAGCACGATCGCGATCATGATGGATGCCGTACCGAGGTCCTGGCCGAGCAGCACCATGCCGATCGCCACGAGGGAGACGGGCACCGCTGGCACGACGAGGCTCGTCCAATCGGTGAAGGCATCCGCGCGGTCGGCAAGCACGGTACCGAGCCAGACGATGAGGGCGAGTTTGAGGAACTCCGAGGGCTGCGCCGTGAACCCGCCGATGGAGATCCAGTTCTGGTTGCCGCCGTAGTCGTACCCGAGCCCCGTGAAGACGAGCAGCTGCAGGCCGAGGCCGAGCATGACCGCGACGCGCGCCCAGCGACGCCAGAATCGCGCGGGCAGTCGAGCGATCGAGAGCATGATCGGGATCGCGACGAGGGCGTAGAGCCCCTGACGCAGGAAGATCGCGAAGAAGTCGCCGTCGTTGCTCTGCGAGGACACGATCGAGGAGGAGGAGAGGACCATGACGAGCCCGAACAGCACGAGGAAGACCGTCGTGCCGAGCACGATCATGTAGTCGGAGCTGTCGGATCCGAAGAGCGTGCGCACCGAGACGATCGCGCGCGCAGGGCTCCGCTGGGCCTCGGGCTCTGCGTCGCGCCCCGAGCGCGGTGGTCGCACTGTCGTCACGCGCCCACCCCCTCCTGCGGTCCTGCGAACGGCTCGCTCAGGAGCCGAGGGCCGCCACAGCCATGGCGAAGCGCCGGCCGCGATCGGCGTAGTCGTCGAACTGGTCCATGGACGCCGCGGCGGGCGCGAGGAGCACGGTGTCGCCGGCCTGAGCCACCGACGCCGCGAGCCTGACCGCTGCCGGCATCACCCGCTCAGTGTCGTGCTCCTCGACCTCGAACAGCGGCAGTGCGGGCGCGTGTCGCGCAAACGCCTCGCGCAGCGCATCCCGATCGAGTCCGATGAGGATGACCGCCCGCAGTCGTTCGCGGTGCTGCAGCACGAGTGGGGCGAGGTCCACGCCCTTGAGCAGCCCGCCCACGATCCAGACCACGGAGCGATAGGCGCTGAGCGATGCGGAGGCCGCGTGGGCGTTCGTCGCCTTCGAGTCGTCGATCCACAGCACCTCGTCGGACTCGGCCACACGCTCGGTGCGGTGCGCGTCGACGCGGAAGGCGCGCAGACCGTCGCGCACGGCGGCGGGGGGCGCACCCGCTGCGCGCGCCAGTGCCGCGGCCGCGAGGGCGTTCCCGAGACCGTGCGGCGTCGCGAGGCCAGCGTCACGCAGGTCGGCGAGCGTCGCGAGCTCGAGCGCGGTCGTCGCCCGCTCCTGGAGGAACGCCCGATCCACGAGCACGTCGTCGACGACCCCCACGTCGCTCGGCCCCGGCGTGTCGGCACCGAAGCCGATCGCCCGGCACCCTTCGACGACGTCGGCCTCCTCCACCATCCTCCGCGTGGCGGGGTCGGCGAGGTTGTAGACGCACGCGACGCGCGTATTCGCATAGACCTTGGCCTTCGCAGCGGCATAGGCGGCAGAGCCGCCGTGCCAGTCCAGGTGGTCGTCGGCGAGATTGAGGCACGCGCTCGCGAGCGGCTGCAGGGCGCCGGGGCCGGTCGTCGGCAACGCGTGCAGCTGGAAGCTCGACAGTTCGACGACGAGGACGTCGAAACCCGCAGGGTCGCGCACGGCGTCCAGAACGGGAGTGCCGATGTTGCCGCACGGTGCGACGCGCGTGCCGGCGGCGAGAAGCATCGTCGCGGCGAGCTGCGTAGTGGTGGTCTTGCCGTTGGTGCCGGTGATGGTGATCCACTCGGCTGCGCGCACCTTGTCGCGCACGCGCCAGGCGAGCTCGACATCGCCCCACAGCTCCGCTCCGCTCTCCCGGGCGGCGAGGACGAGGGGATGCTCGGGGGCGAAGCCGGGCGAGACGATCACGAGCTCGGGCTCTCGAGCGAGCAGCGCCTGACGTGCGGCGCGCTCATCGGCCTCGACGACGAGCTCGACCCCGATGACGGGCAGAATGCGCGCTCGCTCCTCGTCAGCGTCGCGGGTGAGGACGGTCACCGCGCAGCCGAGTTCGGCGAGCGTGTCGGCGGCGGCGAAGCCGGACACCCCGAGACCGAGCACGACGACGCGCACTCCGCTCCAGTCGTCGTGCCAGCTGCTGAGCGCGGAGACCCTGGCGCTCACTACTGACTGACCCACTCGAGGTAGAAGAGCCCCACTCCGACGGCGACGAACAGCCCGCCGATGAGCCAGAAGCGCACGACGACGGTCACCTCGGCCCAGCCCTTCAGCTCGAAGTGATGGTGGAGGGGGCTCATGAGGAAGATGCGTTTGCCGCCCGTGAGCTTGAAGTAGACGCGCTGCACGATGACGGAGCCGGTGACGATGAGGAAGAGGCCGCCGATGAGGATGAGCAGCAGCTCGGTGCGCGTGAGGATCGCGAGGGCCGCGATGGCCCCGCCGAGGGCGAGCGAGCCCGTGTCGCCCATGAAGATGTGGGCTGGCGAGGTGTTCCACCACAGGAACCCGATGAGACTCGCGGCGATGGAGGCGGCCACGATCGCGAGGTCGAGCGAGTCGCGCACCTCGTAGCAGCGTGCGGCGACGGAGGGGTCGGGGCCGTTGAAGCACGACTGGTTGAACTGCCAGAAGGCGATGAAGATGTACGCCGCGATCGAGAGGATCGAGGCTCCGGTCGCGAGCCCGTCGAGGCCGTCCGCGACGTTGACCGCGTTGGATGTGCTCACGACGATGAGGTTGACCCAGATCGCGAACAGGATCACCGCAGCGATGGACCCGAAGACGGCGAAGTCGAGCCACTCGATGTCGCGCACCGCCGAGATCATCGTCGACGCGGGTGTCTGACCGTCGGCATTGGGGAAGGAGAGGGCGAGTACCGCGAAGATGCTCGCGACGACGACCTGCCCGGCGATCTTCGCCCATCCCCCGAGACCGAGACTGCGCTGCTTGCGCGTCTTGGTGAAGTCGTCGAGGAAGCCGACGAGCCCGAGCCCGACCATGAGGAGCAGGACGAGAATCGCGCTGAGCGTCACTCTCTCGCCACTGAGCAGGTGCCCCACGAAGTAGCCCAGCACCGCGCCGAGGATCACGACGATGCCGCCCATGGTCGGGGTGCCGCGCTTCGTGTGATGGGACTGCGGGCCGTCGTCGCGGATGAACTGGCCCCACTCCAGCTTGTTGAACAAGCGGATGAACAGCGGCGTCATGAAGAGCGTGAACGCGAGCGAGAACGCTCCAGCGAGGAGCAGGGCGATCATGCGGTGCCGCCCGTGACACGGTCCACGAGGGATGCGAGCGGAGTTCGGGAGGCTCCCGTCACGAGCATCACATCCTCTTGTCTGACCCGAGTACGCAGCACATCGTATGCCTCGTCGGCGGAGTCGACGAGCATCGACTCTCCGTTCCACGAACCTTCCAGCCCCGCCGCATTGTGCACGTGACGGGCGCCGTGGCCGACGACGATGAGCTGACTGATGTCGAGGCGCACGATGATGCGGCCGAGCGCGTCATGGTCGTCGAACCACTCTCGCTCAGTCGACTCCAGCTCTCCCATGACGGCGATCGAGCGCCCGGAGTCTCGGGTGAGCTCGGCGAGGACGGAGAGGGAGCGACGCACGTCGAGCGGGGTCGACGCGCCCGTGTCGTCGAGGAGCAGGGCGCCGCTCGACGTGATGCGTCGCTCGCACCGGCCGGGCACCTCGCTCTGCCGCGCGGCACGAGCAAGCGCTGTCGACCATGGCTCCCCCGCCTCCAGCTCGCCGCGAAGGCGCGCGAGAGCCGCCTCGACGGCGGCGTCCCCGATGGCGTCGATCGCGAGCTCTGCTCGCTCGTGCGCGCTCCTCACGTGGATGACCGCGCCCTCGCGACGGTGCAGCACGTCGTCGACGATGATGACCGTGTCCACCGTCTACCAGCCCGCCTCGCGCAGCGCGGCTCGCGCCTCGTCGCGTGCCGAGTACTCGGTTCGGACCCCGCGAATCTCCCGGTAGTCCTGGTGCCCCGGACCGGCCCACAGGATGGAGTCGCCCTCCTTCGCGAGGCCCACAGCGTGACGAATGGCCTGCTCGGGCGGGCTGACCTCGTAGATCTCGGGGCGGTTGCTCGCTGCTCTCGCACCCTCGAGGAGCGTGCGGCGGATCGACACCGGGTCCTCGAACCGGGGGTGGTGGTCGGTGATGACGAGAACGTCGCACCCCTCGGCTGCCACACGCGCCATCTCGTGGCGCTTCGTCGCGTCGCGGTCGCCGTCCGCGCCGAACACCATGATCGTGCGCCCCGTGGTGAACCGACGCACCGCGGCGAGGGTGTTCTCGAAGGCGTCGGCGCTGTGCCCGAAGTCGACGTACACGCTCGGGCCGCGATCACCGGAGACGCGCTCGGTGCGCCCCGGCAGGTAGGCGTCTATCCCCCGGTCTGCGAGGGCGCGGGCGATGTCGTCGAACCCGTAACCGGCTTCGACGAGCATCACGAGAACGAGGCCGGCGTTGGCGGCCATGTGACCGCCGATGAGGGGGATGCGCGTCTCGAGCGCACGGCCGTCAGCGTGGCGGAGGCGGAAGCCGGTGTACGCGGCATTCTCCTCGGTCACATCGACGTGCCAGTCGGCATCGATGCCGGAACGGGAGGTGATCGTCGTGACGGGGATGCCGGCGGCCTCGACCACGCGGGTGCCGTAGTCGGAGTCGAGAGAGACGACCCCGCGACGACCCCGCTCCGCCGTGAAGAGCGGGAGTTTCGCGGCGAAGTACTCCTCCATGTCCGCATAGTCATCGAGGTGATCGTGGCTGAGGTTGGTGAAGCCCACGACGTCGAAGAGCACGCCGTCCACTCGGTGGCGGCTGAGAGCCTGCGCGCTGACCTCGACGGCCACCGCGCCCACCCCCGCCTCCCGCATGCGCGCGAGGAGTGCGTGGAACTCGGTCGCCTCGGGCGTCGTCAGTCGACTGACGACGGTGAGGCCGGCGATGTGCCGCTCGGCGGTCGAGCTCAGGCCCGTGACGACGTCGAGCTGCCGCAGAACGGCCTCGAGCAGATAGACCGACGAGGTCTTGCCGTTCGTGCCGGTCACACCGAACAGCTGACCCTCGAACTCGGAGGTGCGGTACACCCACGAGGCGAGAGCGCCGAGGACGCCTCGGGGGTTGTCGACGATGAGGATCGGGAGCCCGGAATCAGCCGCGATCTCTCCTCCCGGCACGTCCGTCACGAGCGCGACGGCGCCAGCGGCGCGCGCATCCGCCGCGTAGGACGCCCCGTGGGCGTGAGCGCCGCGCACACCGACGTAGACGTCGCCGGGGAGCAGATCGGTCGTGCTCAGCGTGATTCCCGTGAGTGTGACCCCCGAGAGATCCCCCCGGCTCTCGAGGCCGAAGTGCGCGGCGAGCTCGGCCAGCTCGCGCACGGGAGGGTGCTCCGGCCGCAGAACGGGTGGCGTACGACCGGACAACGGAACCTCGTTTCGTGAGTGGCGGCTACCAGGTCAGAGGATAGGCGGTCGCCTGCTGCGTCGACGGCGGCACCCGATAGGTCTTGAGCACCTGCGTCATGATCGTGCGGAACGTCGGTGCCGCCGCTGCGGACGTCTTCATCGTATCGGGGCGCACGTAGGTGACGACGACGACGAACTGCGGGTCATCGGCGGGCGCCATGCCGGCGACCGAGACGATGCGCTCATCTCCGTAGCCACTGGCGTCCGCCACCTCTGCCGTGCCCGTCTTGGCCGCGACTCGGTATCCGGGAATCTCCAGAATCGGGCGCAACCAACCCTCCGTGACGACCTCTTCGAGGATGCCGACCGTCGCGCGCGCCGCATTCTCGGAGACCACCCTCGTGGGCTCGGTGGCGGCGACATGCGTCGTCGAGCCGTCGGCGTGGTCGCAGCCCGTCACGAGCGTGAGCGGCGTGCGCACGCCGCCGTTCGCGATGGCCTGGTAGGCACTCGCGACCTGGGCACTCGTGGCCGTCATGCCCTGACCGAACATCTGGGTCACGGCACTGTGACCGTCGATGCTGTCCGGATCCCGCACGCTTCCGCTGGCCTCCCCGAGGAAGCTCACCCCGGTGCTCTCACCCAGGCCGAACCGCGTCAGGTAGTCGTAACGCTGCTGCAGGGAGAGTCGCTCGCTCAGCACCGCTGTGCCCGTGTTCGACGAGTTCATGAGCACGCCAGCGGAGGTGAGCCGCAGATCGCCGTGATCCCAGGCATCGCCGATGCGATAGGAGCCGATCGTCGGGTAGGAGCGCGGGGCGATGACCTGGTCGGAGGGCGTGGTCACCCCCGCGTCGAACATCGCGGCGAAGCTCAAGGACTTGATCGTGGACCCCGG contains:
- a CDS encoding Mur ligase family protein; amino-acid sequence: MSGRTPPVLRPEHPPVRELAELAAHFGLESRGDLSGVTLTGITLSTTDLLPGDVYVGVRGAHAHGASYAADARAAGAVALVTDVPGGEIAADSGLPILIVDNPRGVLGALASWVYRTSEFEGQLFGVTGTNGKTSSVYLLEAVLRQLDVVTGLSSTAERHIAGLTVVSRLTTPEATEFHALLARMREAGVGAVAVEVSAQALSRHRVDGVLFDVVGFTNLSHDHLDDYADMEEYFAAKLPLFTAERGRRGVVSLDSDYGTRVVEAAGIPVTTITSRSGIDADWHVDVTEENAAYTGFRLRHADGRALETRIPLIGGHMAANAGLVLVMLVEAGYGFDDIARALADRGIDAYLPGRTERVSGDRGPSVYVDFGHSADAFENTLAAVRRFTTGRTIMVFGADGDRDATKRHEMARVAAEGCDVLVITDHHPRFEDPVSIRRTLLEGARAASNRPEIYEVSPPEQAIRHAVGLAKEGDSILWAGPGHQDYREIRGVRTEYSARDEARAALREAGW
- the ftsW gene encoding putative lipid II flippase FtsW, producing MTTVRPPRSGRDAEPEAQRSPARAIVSVRTLFGSDSSDYMIVLGTTVFLVLFGLVMVLSSSSIVSSQSNDGDFFAIFLRQGLYALVAIPIMLSIARLPARFWRRWARVAVMLGLGLQLLVFTGLGYDYGGNQNWISIGGFTAQPSEFLKLALIVWLGTVLADRADAFTDWTSLVVPAVPVSLVAIGMVLLGQDLGTASIMIAIVLGALFYAGAPLRRLAAMAGVVAVGGVLFALSSSSRSSRIDVWLNGCRPEDYEGSCWQVVHGTWALGSGGVFGVGLGNSAAKWSWLPHAESDFIFAVIGEELGLIGASVVLLLFVVLAIGLVRLIRSHRDPFSRIVTGGVLIWIVGQAFVNVAVVLGLLPVLGVPLPLISVGGSALIASLLAIGVVLSLARSAEAREARAA
- a CDS encoding glutamate ligase domain-containing protein, producing the protein MDTVIIVDDVLHRREGAVIHVRSAHERAELAIDAIGDAAVEAALARLRGELEAGEPWSTALARAARQSEVPGRCERRITSSGALLLDDTGASTPLDVRRSLSVLAELTRDSGRSIAVMGELESTEREWFDDHDALGRIIVRLDISQLIVVGHGARHVHNAAGLEGSWNGESMLVDSADEAYDVLRTRVRQEDVMLVTGASRTPLASLVDRVTGGTA
- the murD gene encoding UDP-N-acetylmuramoyl-L-alanine--D-glutamate ligase translates to MSARVSALSSWHDDWSGVRVVVLGLGVSGFAAADTLAELGCAVTVLTRDADEERARILPVIGVELVVEADERAARQALLAREPELVIVSPGFAPEHPLVLAARESGAELWGDVELAWRVRDKVRAAEWITITGTNGKTTTTQLAATMLLAAGTRVAPCGNIGTPVLDAVRDPAGFDVLVVELSSFQLHALPTTGPGALQPLASACLNLADDHLDWHGGSAAYAAAKAKVYANTRVACVYNLADPATRRMVEEADVVEGCRAIGFGADTPGPSDVGVVDDVLVDRAFLQERATTALELATLADLRDAGLATPHGLGNALAAAALARAAGAPPAAVRDGLRAFRVDAHRTERVAESDEVLWIDDSKATNAHAASASLSAYRSVVWIVGGLLKGVDLAPLVLQHRERLRAVILIGLDRDALREAFARHAPALPLFEVEEHDTERVMPAAVRLAASVAQAGDTVLLAPAAASMDQFDDYADRGRRFAMAVAALGS
- a CDS encoding UDP-N-acetylglucosamine--N-acetylmuramyl-(pentapeptide) pyrophosphoryl-undecaprenol N-acetylglucosamine transferase, whose translation is MTTALLAGGGTAGHVNPLLALADHWRQEEPDAELLVLGTAEGLEARLVPARGYELITIPRVPLPRRLGRSALRFPARFREAVRITRAALRERHVDVVVGFGGYASAPAYWAARRERLPFVVHEANSRPGFANRLGRLLGGVVGVTFAGTPLGGSRVVGMPLRREVVELDRRARRAEAADHFGLRPDRPTLLVTGGSTGARRLNETMAAATPRVLGAGWQVLHITGEGRGDGAGALPGLVVQTYCDRMDLAFAIADLVVCRAGAATVSELAAVGLPSVLVPYPVGNGEQELNARELVSASGARIVKDAEFTPEWVARELVPLLERRDVIAGMAAAARGVGRREGADELLRLVRETLSAHPA
- the mraY gene encoding phospho-N-acetylmuramoyl-pentapeptide-transferase — its product is MIALLLAGAFSLAFTLFMTPLFIRLFNKLEWGQFIRDDGPQSHHTKRGTPTMGGIVVILGAVLGYFVGHLLSGERVTLSAILVLLLMVGLGLVGFLDDFTKTRKQRSLGLGGWAKIAGQVVVASIFAVLALSFPNADGQTPASTMISAVRDIEWLDFAVFGSIAAVILFAIWVNLIVVSTSNAVNVADGLDGLATGASILSIAAYIFIAFWQFNQSCFNGPDPSVAARCYEVRDSLDLAIVAASIAASLIGFLWWNTSPAHIFMGDTGSLALGGAIAALAILTRTELLLILIGGLFLIVTGSVIVQRVYFKLTGGKRIFLMSPLHHHFELKGWAEVTVVVRFWLIGGLFVAVGVGLFYLEWVSQ